From the Lolium rigidum isolate FL_2022 chromosome 2, APGP_CSIRO_Lrig_0.1, whole genome shotgun sequence genome, one window contains:
- the LOC124693070 gene encoding protein CURVATURE THYLAKOID 1A, chloroplastic-like produces the protein MAATAYSTALLGGAGPRLPAVAAAAPSSVLILRRGFSPLRLQDAPRLSVLRVKASSDDTSASAASGDELVDDLKAKWDAVENKSTVLTYAGGAIVGLWFSSVVVGAVNSLPLLPKIMELVGLGYTGWFVYRYLLFKESRKQLADDVESLKKSIAGAEEE, from the exons ATGGCTGCCACCGCGTACTCCACGGCGCTTCTGGGTGGAGCAGGACCCCGCCTCCCCGCCGTCGCGGCCGCCGCGCCATCCTCCGTCCTGATCCTACGGCGTGGCTTCTCGCCTCTTCGTCTCCAAG ACGCGCCACGGCTTTCTGTGCTCCGGGTGAAGGCCTCCTCCGACGACACCTCGGCTTCCGCCGCCAGCGGCGACGAGCTCGTCGACGACCTGAAAGCCAAG TGGGACGCCGTTGAGAACAAGTCCACCGTCCTCACCTACGCCGGCGGCGCCATCGTCGGCCTCTGGTTTTCCTCCGTCGTCGTAGGCGCCGTCAACTCCCTGCCTCTG CTTCCCAAGATCATGGAGCTTGTCGGGCTCGGCTACACCGGATGGTTCGTGTACCGCTACCTCCTCTTCAAG GAAAGCAGGAAACAGTTGGCCGACGACGTGGAGTCACTCAAGAAGAGCATTGCTGGTGCAGAGGAGGAGTGA
- the LOC124690626 gene encoding membrane protein PM19L-like, with amino-acid sequence MAVGAASRRYMGPLLCINLVMHGAVLGIAGWSINKFIDRETHRHLGGNTATGYLLVFSLMAGVVGACSVLPGLLHVRAPCRGESLATAASTGLVSWALTALAFGLACKHVTLGNRGRRLRTLEAFITISALTQLLYLMLLHAGTLSSVFGPDSRNQDHSQGCCEIHREELDRSHKQGAPEFPSSDA; translated from the exons ATGGCCGTCGGCGCGGCGAGCAGGCGGTACATGGGGCCCCTCCTGTGCATCAACCTCGTCATGCACGGCGCCGTCCTCGGCATCGCCGGGTGGTCGATCAACAAGTTCATCGACCGCGAGACCCACCGCC ATTTAGGAGGTAACACGGCGACGGGGTACCTGCTCGTCTTCTCGCTGATGGCCGGGGTGGTCGGCGCCTGCTCGGTTCTCCCCGGCCTGCTTCACGTCAGGGCGCCGTGCCGCGGCGAGAGCCTCGCCACAGCGGCCTCCACCGGGCTCGTCTCCTGGGCGCTCACCGCCCTCGCCTTCGG CCTCGCGTGCAAGCATGTCACCCTAGGGAACCGAGGAAGGCGCCTG AGGACACTGGAGGCGTTCATCACGATCTCGGCGCTGACACAGCTGCTCTACCTGATGCTGCTTCACGCCGGAACCCTCAGCAGCGTTTTTGGCCCGGACAGCCGGAATCAAGACCACTCTCAAGGTTGCTGCGAAATCCACCGTGAAGAGCTCGACAGGAGCCATAAGCAAGGGGCTCCAGAGTTTCCGTCCTCGGATGCATGA